A genomic stretch from Petrimonas mucosa includes:
- a CDS encoding GRP family sugar transporter, translating into MFIVGNYLLAVILCVVTMICWGSWGNTQKLAAKTWRYELFYWDYVIGIVLLSLILGFTLGSIGEEGRSFVDDIRQVNSRNFWSAFTGGVIFNASNILLSASISLAGMSVAFPVGVGLALVLGVFINYFGAPKGDPVILFLGVFLVVTAIILNGIASGKMSKGTEEQQTRKKGIIIAIIAGFLMSFFYRFVAAAMDLTNLENPTEGMLTPYGAFFIFAMGILISNFVFNTVVMKKPFVGEPVNYVRYFKGNLKTHLVGVLGGVVWGIGTASSYIAAGKAGAAISYGLGQGATLVAALWGVFIWKEFKNASKSTNRLLVWMFLLFILGIVSIIYAGQ; encoded by the coding sequence ATGTTTATTGTAGGCAATTATTTATTAGCAGTGATTCTGTGCGTGGTTACCATGATTTGCTGGGGATCCTGGGGCAATACGCAAAAACTGGCCGCCAAGACCTGGCGGTACGAGCTGTTCTATTGGGATTACGTGATCGGTATTGTACTTCTTTCGCTGATTCTGGGTTTTACCCTCGGAAGCATCGGCGAAGAGGGCCGGAGCTTTGTGGATGACATAAGACAGGTTAATTCGAGAAACTTCTGGAGTGCATTTACCGGAGGTGTCATCTTCAACGCTTCCAACATTCTCCTTTCCGCTTCAATCTCATTGGCCGGGATGTCTGTGGCTTTCCCCGTAGGTGTGGGATTGGCGCTTGTTCTTGGTGTCTTCATCAATTACTTCGGTGCACCCAAAGGTGACCCTGTAATCCTGTTCCTGGGAGTTTTCCTGGTGGTTACAGCCATTATCCTGAACGGTATAGCATCCGGCAAGATGAGTAAGGGTACCGAAGAGCAACAGACGCGAAAGAAAGGGATCATCATCGCCATCATCGCCGGATTCCTGATGTCTTTTTTCTACAGGTTCGTGGCTGCCGCAATGGACCTGACAAACCTGGAAAACCCAACGGAGGGCATGCTTACCCCTTACGGCGCATTTTTTATTTTCGCCATGGGCATATTGATCAGCAACTTCGTTTTTAATACCGTTGTAATGAAAAAACCGTTTGTAGGAGAGCCGGTTAACTATGTCCGGTACTTCAAGGGCAATCTTAAGACACACCTGGTTGGAGTACTGGGAGGCGTTGTCTGGGGAATCGGTACCGCCTCCAGCTATATTGCTGCAGGAAAGGCCGGTGCAGCCATTTCGTACGGACTGGGACAAGGCGCGACGCTTGTCGCCGCCCTTTGGGGTGTATTTATCTGGAAAGAGTTCAAGAATGCTTCGAAATCGACCAACCGGTTGCTGGTATGGATGTTTCTTCTCTTTATCCTCGGCATTGTCTCCATAATTTATGCAGGCCAATAG
- a CDS encoding beta-L-arabinofuranosidase domain-containing protein, which produces MQRRYILLCLSFGLFLTLSAQVKDRQYPLPPHSIQLSGYLENDIQNSINHWNKGVLPYGAFVDLFRNGRTQFAVGEMWGKAVRSGSMFYRYTQDPELKRILDETVRDLLSTQHPNGSISCSPVEKQPEGPTGDLWERKYVMLGLMDYYDWVNRDPAILESLVRQADCILDQVGNGPKAAINQMGWSSEKIESSTILEPIMRLYQMTGFKRYLDFANYIIETGGARNFNLFENAYNNVEPYKMAGNYPKAYEMTSLFEGVVKYYRATGKPEVKQMLDNYYNNISTREITIIGNGGADQPYHPKVMGEAWDNTALEQTNPDIKRMMETCVGVTWMKFCSQMMRLTGESSPVDQIEKYIYNGLLGAMKPTGDGFSYVNLLNGKKVNDSGWGRHFDHLHVTCCNLSGPIGLSYIPYIAVTNSDQGPVVNLYNAAEVTTTTPSGQALKITIDTDYPQSGKIVIGVKSHKPERYAIQLRIPEWSKKNVVKVNGKKHDVTPGRYAVIDREWKSNDRIEIGFEMVCRIIEAPRGSNRKGDNFEAATWGPIVLARDENIDPDYNQQIKVKADRRGIVKVAKTTPTRDDARMEFIVPTTTGTIRMVDYASVNGWEGSHVCTWLPLPEK; this is translated from the coding sequence ATGCAACGACGCTACATACTACTCTGTCTGTCATTTGGTCTCTTCCTGACTCTATCGGCTCAGGTAAAAGACCGGCAATATCCATTGCCACCACACTCCATTCAATTGTCGGGATACCTCGAAAATGACATTCAGAACTCGATAAACCACTGGAACAAGGGTGTACTTCCCTATGGCGCTTTCGTCGATCTCTTCCGTAACGGAAGAACACAGTTTGCAGTTGGCGAAATGTGGGGGAAGGCAGTCCGGTCGGGAAGCATGTTTTACCGGTATACGCAGGATCCCGAACTGAAGAGAATATTGGATGAGACAGTCCGCGACCTGCTCTCCACCCAGCATCCGAATGGCAGCATCAGCTGTTCACCCGTGGAAAAGCAACCGGAAGGGCCCACTGGCGACCTGTGGGAGCGCAAATATGTGATGCTGGGACTGATGGACTATTACGACTGGGTAAACCGGGACCCTGCTATTCTCGAAAGTCTTGTCCGTCAGGCAGACTGTATTCTCGACCAGGTAGGGAATGGTCCCAAGGCGGCGATCAACCAGATGGGATGGAGCTCCGAAAAGATCGAGTCGAGTACCATTCTCGAACCAATAATGAGGCTCTACCAGATGACGGGATTCAAACGGTATCTCGATTTTGCCAACTATATCATCGAGACGGGAGGAGCCAGGAATTTCAACCTTTTTGAAAATGCATACAATAATGTCGAACCCTACAAAATGGCAGGAAATTATCCAAAAGCGTACGAAATGACCTCCCTGTTTGAAGGGGTGGTAAAGTACTATCGGGCAACGGGCAAGCCAGAGGTGAAGCAGATGTTGGACAACTATTACAACAACATAAGTACCAGGGAGATCACCATTATCGGCAATGGGGGAGCCGATCAGCCATACCACCCCAAGGTGATGGGTGAAGCGTGGGACAACACGGCACTTGAACAGACAAATCCCGATATCAAACGGATGATGGAGACCTGTGTAGGGGTAACCTGGATGAAATTCTGCAGCCAGATGATGCGGTTGACGGGAGAATCTTCGCCGGTAGACCAGATCGAGAAATATATCTACAACGGCCTGCTGGGTGCCATGAAGCCTACCGGCGACGGGTTCAGCTACGTCAACCTGCTCAATGGAAAGAAAGTCAACGACAGCGGATGGGGACGACATTTCGACCATCTCCATGTAACCTGCTGCAACTTGAGTGGTCCGATCGGACTCTCCTATATACCCTACATTGCGGTAACCAACTCCGACCAGGGACCGGTAGTCAACCTCTACAACGCGGCCGAAGTAACCACCACTACCCCTTCGGGTCAGGCCTTGAAGATCACGATAGATACCGATTATCCCCAATCAGGAAAGATTGTGATCGGGGTGAAGTCCCATAAACCGGAGAGATATGCCATTCAGTTGCGGATTCCCGAATGGAGCAAAAAAAACGTAGTGAAGGTGAACGGGAAAAAACATGATGTTACTCCGGGAAGATATGCTGTCATCGATCGGGAATGGAAGAGCAACGACCGGATTGAGATCGGGTTCGAGATGGTGTGCCGGATTATTGAGGCACCCAGGGGAAGCAACCGGAAAGGGGACAATTTCGAGGCTGCAACATGGGGCCCCATCGTCTTGGCACGCGATGAGAACATCGACCCGGACTATAACCAGCAGATTAAGGTAAAAGCCGACAGGCGTGGAATAGTGAAAGTTGCCAAAACAACGCCTACCCGTGACGATGCCCGGATGGAATTTATCGTACCCACCACAACCGGCACCATCCGGATGGTGGACTACGCTTCAGTAAATGGATGGGAAGGATCACATGTTTGTACCTGGTTACCCTTACCGGAAAAATAG
- a CDS encoding ADP-ribosylglycohydrolase family protein gives MKSTLQAVVLILLMTLTGSAAQGRKAKPEAIYRRLPVKEYRDRMAAGWLGQIVGVSWAAPTEFKWKDKIIPVEDMPQWRNELINEAFNQDDLYVEMTFLRSLEEHGPDLSIRQAGIDFANSEYPLWCANEAGRRNLRAGIAPPDCSHPAFNNRVHDIDYQIEADYSGLIAPGMPAVPVALGEKFGRLVNYSDGVYAGQFIGGMYAEAFFEDDILKIIDAGLACIPTGSQYAEMVRDVVSWYKSNPDDWEATWKFCQQKYRENPEYQKNSNGGIDVKINGAYILIGMLYGERDIDQTIVISTRCGQDSDCNPSNAAGILFTTIGTSRLPERFKANLDLKSCFAHTEYNFPKLLDVCEALAREYVVREGGWIETDANGEENFVIPVKRPEPSPLVFSWDPEPIAKSLFTEEEMARIRHQASADLQKVLDKLFPGWTIAYCGSDMQPGLREQYKGKENVMLTHPLSREMPCVLTMERDIPTGKKTVLKTCVTHHDGGDWVLVIRVNGSVQKMVTVGKESVGEDGWLEVDFNLTPFAGNKNIKIDLENKANGWSWEAGYWKELRIDYLAP, from the coding sequence ATGAAATCAACATTACAGGCTGTCGTTCTCATCCTCCTGATGACACTGACCGGATCTGCCGCGCAGGGGCGAAAGGCTAAACCTGAAGCCATCTACCGGAGATTACCCGTCAAGGAATATCGCGACAGAATGGCGGCCGGTTGGCTTGGCCAGATCGTAGGGGTCAGCTGGGCCGCCCCAACCGAGTTCAAGTGGAAAGACAAGATCATACCTGTAGAGGATATGCCGCAGTGGCGTAACGAACTGATCAATGAGGCATTCAACCAGGATGATCTCTATGTGGAGATGACTTTCCTGCGATCATTGGAAGAACATGGCCCTGATCTCTCCATCCGGCAAGCAGGTATCGATTTTGCCAATTCGGAATATCCGCTATGGTGTGCAAATGAAGCTGGACGGCGTAACCTGCGCGCAGGAATTGCCCCGCCCGACTGTAGCCACCCGGCATTCAACAACAGGGTTCACGACATCGATTATCAGATCGAAGCCGATTACTCTGGACTGATTGCCCCGGGAATGCCTGCCGTACCTGTAGCATTGGGCGAAAAATTCGGCAGGCTGGTCAACTACAGCGATGGCGTGTACGCGGGGCAATTTATCGGCGGCATGTATGCCGAAGCATTCTTTGAAGATGATATTCTGAAAATCATCGACGCCGGTCTGGCATGTATCCCTACAGGATCTCAATATGCGGAGATGGTACGTGACGTGGTTTCCTGGTACAAGAGCAATCCGGACGACTGGGAAGCCACCTGGAAGTTTTGTCAGCAAAAGTACCGCGAGAATCCCGAGTATCAAAAAAACTCCAATGGCGGCATCGATGTGAAAATCAATGGAGCATATATCCTCATTGGCATGCTTTACGGCGAGAGGGATATCGACCAGACCATCGTCATCTCAACCCGCTGCGGCCAGGACTCCGATTGCAACCCCTCAAACGCTGCAGGCATACTTTTCACCACCATCGGCACTTCAAGACTTCCGGAACGTTTCAAGGCGAACCTCGACCTGAAAAGCTGCTTTGCCCATACCGAGTACAATTTCCCGAAACTGCTGGATGTGTGTGAGGCACTTGCACGTGAATATGTCGTCAGGGAAGGTGGATGGATCGAGACCGACGCAAACGGGGAGGAGAACTTTGTGATCCCGGTCAAGAGACCGGAACCCAGTCCGCTGGTATTTAGCTGGGATCCGGAGCCGATTGCAAAGAGTCTCTTCACTGAAGAAGAGATGGCGAGAATCAGGCACCAGGCCTCTGCCGATCTGCAGAAAGTTCTGGATAAACTCTTCCCGGGCTGGACCATCGCCTATTGCGGATCCGATATGCAACCCGGTCTCCGGGAACAGTACAAGGGGAAGGAGAATGTCATGCTCACTCACCCCCTGTCGAGAGAGATGCCCTGTGTGCTGACGATGGAGAGAGATATCCCGACCGGCAAGAAAACGGTTCTAAAAACTTGTGTAACTCATCATGATGGCGGTGACTGGGTCCTGGTTATCCGTGTCAACGGTTCCGTACAGAAGATGGTAACCGTGGGAAAAGAGTCGGTCGGCGAGGATGGATGGCTGGAGGTTGATTTCAACCTCACCCCCTTTGCAGGAAACAAGAACATCAAGATCGACCTGGAAAACAAGGCCAACGGCTGGTCGTGGGAAGCCGGTTACTGGAAGGAGTTGCGCATCGACTACCTGGCACCCTGA
- the rbsK gene encoding ribokinase, whose product MQKKQIVVIGSSNLDYIVTMDHFPKGGETLEGLSFTQAMGGKGANQAVAACRSGGKVSFITCVGDDSSGENALVYYNNEGIDTSLSLVKENVTTGAALIWVDKNGENCIIVIPGANRYLTSDQIIPHSDRLIEADTILLQLEIPYETVRTICRVASSHTKIILNAAPAYPIEEEILKSIYMLVVNETEAETITSCKLETIGENAMVEALLKKGVKNVILTLGCKGSIYSNGVEWLQIPAFKVAVKDTTAAGDTFCGALAVGIGKYNDMRKAITFATAAAALCVTTLGAQPSIPGEEEISTFLLENNIIL is encoded by the coding sequence ATGCAAAAGAAACAGATTGTCGTAATCGGGAGTTCAAACCTCGATTATATAGTAACGATGGATCATTTCCCAAAAGGAGGCGAAACCCTCGAGGGACTATCATTCACCCAGGCGATGGGAGGTAAAGGAGCCAACCAGGCAGTGGCAGCCTGCAGATCGGGCGGTAAAGTAAGTTTCATTACCTGTGTTGGTGATGATTCAAGCGGCGAGAATGCACTGGTTTATTACAACAATGAAGGTATTGATACCTCCCTCTCTCTTGTAAAAGAGAATGTCACAACCGGAGCCGCATTAATATGGGTAGACAAGAACGGTGAAAACTGCATCATCGTAATCCCGGGTGCCAACCGCTATCTTACATCAGATCAGATTATCCCCCACTCCGACCGGCTAATCGAGGCGGATACCATCCTGCTTCAACTGGAAATTCCTTACGAAACGGTCAGGACTATCTGCCGGGTAGCATCAAGCCACACGAAGATCATACTGAATGCCGCTCCTGCCTATCCCATCGAGGAAGAGATCCTGAAATCCATCTACATGCTGGTGGTGAACGAGACTGAAGCGGAGACCATTACAAGTTGCAAGCTTGAAACGATTGGCGAAAATGCGATGGTTGAGGCACTTCTAAAAAAAGGGGTGAAGAATGTGATTCTCACCCTAGGGTGTAAGGGATCAATTTACAGTAACGGTGTCGAGTGGTTGCAAATTCCGGCCTTCAAGGTTGCGGTAAAGGATACAACAGCCGCAGGAGACACATTCTGCGGCGCACTTGCAGTTGGAATCGGGAAATATAACGATATGCGAAAAGCCATAACATTTGCTACTGCCGCTGCTGCACTGTGCGTAACCACACTCGGCGCGCAACCTTCGATACCCGGAGAAGAGGAAATCAGCACGTTTCTGCTCGAAAACAACATCATACTATAA
- a CDS encoding PHP domain-containing protein, protein MKTKTFSLFYICLFLCFFVKSTAQVQNDEVYEYPNLNSQDYRYNIRIPDIDGYKTLKGDFHIHTVFSDGKVWPDQRVKEAWNEGLDVIAITDHIEYRPNQKILISDHNKSFEIAKAQGDAIGMLVIKGSEITRQKPLGHINALFIQDANPLERQDPLEAIDEALKQGAFILWNHPGWPDDKSTFYPVHKELIAKKKIHGIEVYNGWESYPNVIDWCQEHNLAPFANTDLHYTSANLYRGERVRPMTLVFAKEYSEEGVKEALFSGRTVALYNNILSGDEALLKSLIKASLSIRVINQQKGVIEITNNSDIAYGIKYGNYMYPMSLYPNQVLRATIPAGSDVEFSNCLYGKDRHVVLKLW, encoded by the coding sequence ATGAAAACTAAAACTTTTTCTCTATTTTACATCTGCCTGTTTCTCTGTTTTTTTGTTAAAAGTACGGCGCAGGTCCAGAACGATGAGGTTTACGAGTATCCCAACCTGAACAGTCAAGATTACCGGTACAACATCAGGATTCCGGATATTGACGGGTATAAGACATTGAAAGGTGATTTTCATATACATACCGTCTTCTCCGATGGAAAGGTATGGCCCGATCAACGGGTCAAGGAGGCTTGGAATGAAGGACTGGATGTCATTGCCATAACCGATCACATCGAATACCGGCCCAATCAGAAGATTTTGATCAGCGACCACAACAAGTCGTTTGAAATTGCAAAGGCTCAGGGGGATGCCATCGGTATGCTGGTTATAAAAGGATCCGAAATCACGCGACAGAAGCCATTGGGCCATATCAACGCCCTTTTTATCCAGGATGCAAATCCGCTCGAACGTCAGGATCCGCTCGAGGCCATCGACGAGGCCCTGAAACAGGGTGCCTTCATCTTGTGGAACCACCCCGGCTGGCCGGACGATAAAAGCACATTTTATCCTGTTCACAAGGAGCTGATTGCAAAAAAGAAGATTCACGGCATTGAAGTCTATAACGGCTGGGAATCCTATCCGAACGTAATCGACTGGTGTCAAGAGCATAACCTGGCTCCTTTTGCCAACACCGATCTCCACTACACCAGTGCAAATCTCTACAGGGGAGAGCGGGTGCGCCCGATGACCCTGGTGTTTGCCAAGGAATACAGCGAAGAGGGTGTAAAAGAGGCACTATTTTCAGGCAGAACCGTGGCACTTTATAACAATATTCTGTCCGGCGACGAGGCATTGCTGAAGTCCCTTATCAAGGCCTCCCTCTCGATCAGGGTGATCAACCAGCAGAAAGGGGTTATCGAAATTACCAACAACAGCGATATCGCCTACGGCATCAAGTATGGCAATTATATGTATCCCATGTCATTATATCCAAATCAGGTACTTCGTGCCACCATTCCTGCCGGTTCGGATGTCGAGTTCTCGAACTGCTTATACGGAAAAGATCGACACGTCGTGCTGAAATTGTGGTAA
- a CDS encoding ADP-ribosylglycohydrolase family protein, whose amino-acid sequence MIALLSCNINDVSAKEYKISKGELLNKIKGGWAGQVIGCTYGGPTEFKWNGTMIGEEIPIPWDDTRMVWYYKNSPGLYDDVYMDLTFVQVFEKYGLDAPDSLHAKYFANAGYPLWHANQAARYNILNGIMPPESGHWKNNPHADDIDFQIEADFAGLMSPGMVNAASEIGWRIGHIMNYGDGVYGGIYVAAMYALAFVHNDIEFIVEEALKSIPRQSKYYQCIADVLRCYRKDPKDWKKAWFEVQKKWSADTGCPDGVFQPYNIDATVNGAYIVIGLLYGRGDYGATIDISTRCGYDSDCNPANAAGILGTMIGYDKIPAYWKQGLDKVEDLNFAHTEMSLNKVYEIGFRHASEMIIRNGGRLTGDIFTINYQQPKPVPLEVGFEGLYPVERRRIGSNLGGKNREISFKINGSAFVLSGRAVKNSDRPDSILEIEVYINGNLHEVAKIPTNNRIRRHDLTWNYDLTEGENNITLKAIKIPEGYRIDATDVIVYSRNRPGKLVYY is encoded by the coding sequence ATGATAGCCCTCTTGTCATGCAATATAAACGATGTGTCGGCAAAAGAATACAAAATCTCCAAAGGTGAACTCCTCAACAAGATCAAGGGAGGCTGGGCCGGGCAGGTAATCGGATGCACATATGGGGGCCCTACGGAATTCAAATGGAACGGTACGATGATCGGAGAAGAGATCCCGATCCCATGGGACGACACCCGCATGGTCTGGTATTACAAAAACTCCCCGGGACTCTACGATGATGTATATATGGACTTGACATTCGTGCAGGTCTTTGAAAAGTATGGGCTGGACGCTCCCGACTCGTTGCATGCAAAATACTTTGCCAACGCAGGCTATCCGCTATGGCATGCCAACCAGGCAGCCAGATACAATATCCTCAACGGCATCATGCCACCCGAGTCAGGACATTGGAAAAACAATCCACATGCCGATGATATTGATTTCCAGATTGAAGCCGATTTTGCCGGGTTGATGTCTCCGGGAATGGTCAATGCCGCATCAGAGATTGGCTGGAGAATTGGGCATATCATGAATTATGGCGATGGAGTATACGGCGGGATTTATGTGGCGGCCATGTATGCACTCGCTTTTGTGCATAATGATATCGAATTCATTGTGGAAGAGGCACTGAAATCGATCCCGAGACAGAGCAAATATTACCAATGCATAGCCGATGTGTTGCGGTGTTACCGTAAAGATCCCAAAGACTGGAAAAAGGCATGGTTCGAGGTTCAGAAAAAATGGAGCGCCGATACAGGTTGCCCTGATGGGGTTTTCCAACCCTACAACATCGATGCAACGGTCAACGGAGCTTATATCGTAATCGGACTGCTTTACGGCAGGGGCGACTACGGAGCAACCATCGATATCAGTACAAGGTGCGGATACGATTCCGACTGCAATCCCGCCAATGCTGCCGGAATTCTAGGAACAATGATCGGGTACGACAAGATACCGGCATATTGGAAACAGGGATTGGACAAAGTAGAGGATTTAAATTTTGCACACACCGAGATGTCGCTCAACAAGGTATACGAAATAGGATTTCGCCATGCAAGCGAGATGATCATCCGTAACGGAGGTCGTTTAACCGGAGATATTTTCACCATCAACTACCAGCAACCAAAACCGGTTCCGCTTGAAGTGGGTTTCGAAGGCCTCTATCCGGTAGAAAGACGAAGAATCGGCAGCAATCTTGGCGGGAAAAACCGCGAGATCTCCTTCAAAATTAATGGATCGGCTTTTGTGTTGAGTGGAAGGGCTGTAAAGAACAGCGACCGCCCCGACTCCATTCTGGAAATCGAAGTCTATATCAACGGGAACCTGCACGAAGTTGCGAAAATACCTACCAACAACCGCATCAGGCGGCACGATCTCACCTGGAACTATGATCTGACCGAGGGAGAAAACAACATTACGCTGAAAGCTATCAAAATTCCGGAGGGATACCGGATAGATGCAACAGATGTGATTGTCTATTCCAGAAACAGACCGGGAAAACTGGTCTATTATTAA
- a CDS encoding DUF4998 domain-containing protein, whose amino-acid sequence MKKIKYLLMALLVVLCVSSCKDQDEIYKEFVKVGGYIYPEKTNGLHAFRGHNRVKLVWKMPKDPSVTSAKIYWNNNVDVLDIDYTTRLGEYTEQVIDNLEERSYTFQLINFDADGNKSMISEITVAPYAANWLLTHAERTVTSSEIVGSDAQIEMSFGTDEMIATRFRYIDTNGDTIQLEETMDLLTNKITFPNAVCGRKFEYSSSFCPPEGLDTIWNDWIKSPTPISGKLDCKSWNVTVTTGQIWDNNFLPSKAVDGVIDRNYRWCSAQGALANVFPKIMVVDNQKDSYYINKVSLYQDQATMNRRFGNSVEMYWGNEPFDPDAGTDYANSPGFADAIAKGNWLTTTFWFSTATWTKTWSQMQEFQYFAIVWKNSRSGSGWIDLWEIEFYGYDSAAD is encoded by the coding sequence ATGAAAAAAATTAAATATTTACTGATGGCTTTACTCGTGGTGCTTTGCGTGAGTTCATGTAAAGACCAGGACGAAATCTACAAGGAGTTCGTCAAGGTTGGCGGATACATTTATCCTGAGAAAACAAATGGACTGCATGCATTTAGAGGTCATAACCGTGTGAAGCTTGTATGGAAAATGCCGAAAGACCCTTCGGTGACTTCAGCAAAGATCTACTGGAATAACAATGTTGATGTCTTGGATATTGATTATACAACCAGATTAGGTGAATATACCGAGCAGGTTATTGATAATCTGGAAGAGCGCTCTTATACGTTTCAACTGATTAACTTTGATGCCGACGGTAACAAATCAATGATTTCAGAAATAACGGTAGCGCCTTATGCGGCTAACTGGCTGTTGACGCATGCCGAACGCACTGTTACATCATCAGAGATTGTGGGGTCGGATGCTCAGATAGAAATGAGTTTCGGTACCGATGAGATGATAGCTACCCGATTTAGATATATCGATACGAATGGTGATACTATTCAGCTTGAGGAAACAATGGACTTGCTAACAAATAAAATAACTTTTCCCAACGCGGTATGCGGAAGAAAGTTTGAGTACAGCTCTAGTTTTTGTCCTCCCGAGGGCTTGGATACCATCTGGAACGACTGGATTAAGTCGCCGACCCCTATTTCCGGTAAGCTGGATTGCAAGTCGTGGAACGTTACGGTAACTACCGGTCAGATCTGGGATAACAACTTCCTGCCTTCAAAGGCGGTGGACGGCGTTATCGACAGAAATTACCGTTGGTGTAGCGCGCAAGGAGCATTAGCAAACGTTTTCCCGAAAATAATGGTGGTCGATAATCAAAAAGATTCCTATTACATCAATAAGGTTTCTTTATATCAGGACCAAGCCACTATGAACAGGCGATTTGGCAACAGTGTGGAGATGTATTGGGGTAATGAACCATTTGATCCCGACGCGGGAACCGATTATGCTAATTCTCCCGGATTTGCCGATGCCATTGCTAAAGGCAACTGGCTAACCACAACGTTCTGGTTCAGTACTGCAACTTGGACAAAAACATGGTCGCAAATGCAAGAATTCCAATATTTTGCCATAGTCTGGAAAAATTCTCGTTCCGGCAGCGGATGGATTGATCTATGGGAAATAGAGTTCTATGGATATGACTCCGCAGCCGACTAA
- a CDS encoding DUF5000 domain-containing lipoprotein translates to MKKLIYCSALLFVWLFFSCQEAGRIDQIDESVPAPKPVEVTEVISIPGGAVIKVKIPNDDNLKGIVATYERNGEIVNTKISRFVDSLLVVGYADTEPRKVEVCSFNVNEVRSTPVNVTINPLTPAVQTVDFDIVEAFGGVKIHIMNNTSNEDLAVCLLADKDVSNIDAPESSKRWVEVTTLFTSAEDIYLARRGMKPEETLFGVYIRDRWGNKSPIKSKILTPLEEIELDKKKFRYYNPGDDNSYSTNNSNYPISSLWDGSGVSQAPYFYASNSSNPMPQWLTIDLGVTAKISRITKMARIDYNIWTGAHPREFEFWGSMAPTGQVVPENEHGFDDSWFKLGYFEQPRPSGYNPDGTVPPTYTAEDREMFNTGTEFEMDETVYPDALNELRYLRVVFINTFSTWETKAKVGQVQIGEITPYGQVVE, encoded by the coding sequence ATGAAAAAGTTAATATACTGTAGTGCTTTACTCTTCGTTTGGTTATTTTTCAGCTGTCAGGAGGCAGGAAGAATAGATCAGATTGATGAGTCTGTACCCGCACCCAAGCCTGTGGAAGTCACCGAGGTTATCAGTATTCCCGGTGGTGCAGTTATCAAGGTTAAGATACCCAACGATGACAACTTAAAAGGTATTGTTGCCACATATGAACGTAACGGGGAAATTGTAAATACAAAAATATCTCGTTTTGTGGATAGTTTATTAGTTGTTGGTTATGCCGATACAGAGCCACGCAAGGTAGAAGTGTGTTCATTTAACGTAAATGAGGTGAGATCAACACCGGTAAATGTTACCATTAATCCGTTAACACCTGCTGTTCAAACCGTAGATTTTGATATCGTAGAAGCTTTTGGTGGTGTGAAAATTCACATTATGAACAACACTTCTAACGAAGACTTGGCAGTGTGCTTGCTGGCTGACAAAGATGTTTCCAACATCGATGCTCCTGAATCATCAAAAAGATGGGTTGAGGTAACAACCCTGTTTACTTCCGCCGAAGACATCTATTTGGCTCGTCGTGGAATGAAGCCCGAGGAAACTCTTTTTGGGGTATATATTCGGGATAGATGGGGCAATAAGTCTCCAATAAAAAGTAAGATTTTAACTCCGCTGGAAGAGATTGAACTTGATAAAAAGAAGTTTAGATATTACAATCCGGGTGATGACAACTCTTACTCTACGAATAACTCCAACTATCCTATTAGTTCTTTATGGGATGGATCCGGGGTTTCTCAAGCACCTTACTTCTATGCAAGTAACTCGAGCAATCCAATGCCTCAATGGCTTACCATAGACTTGGGAGTGACGGCAAAAATCAGCCGTATTACCAAAATGGCTCGTATTGACTACAACATCTGGACCGGAGCGCATCCTCGTGAATTTGAGTTTTGGGGAAGTATGGCACCAACCGGTCAGGTAGTGCCTGAGAATGAGCATGGATTTGACGACAGCTGGTTCAAACTGGGATACTTCGAACAACCAAGACCTTCAGGATACAATCCCGACGGGACCGTTCCACCCACCTACACGGCGGAAGACCGGGAAATGTTCAATACCGGTACCGAATTTGAAATGGATGAGACCGTTTATCCGGATGCCCTCAATGAGTTACGCTACTTGCGTGTAGTGTTTATCAACACCTTTAGCACATGGGAAACAAAAGCCAAGGTAGGGCAGGTACAAATTGGTGAAATAACTCCTTATGGGCAGGTTGTAGAGTAG